The following are encoded in a window of Physeter macrocephalus isolate SW-GA chromosome 9, ASM283717v5, whole genome shotgun sequence genomic DNA:
- the LOC102990586 gene encoding translationally-controlled tumor protein-like has protein sequence MIIYRDLISHDEMFSDMYKIREVADRLCLEVEGKMVSRREGNIDDSLIGGNASSEGPEGKGTEGTVITGVDIVMNNHLQETSFTKEAYKKYIKDYMRSIKGKLEEQRPERVKPFMTGTAEQIKHILANFKNYQLFIGENMNPDGMVALLDYCEDGVTPNMIFFKDGLEMEKC, from the coding sequence ATGATCATCTACCGGGACCTCATCAGCCATGATGAGATGTTCTCTGACATGTACAAGATCCGGGAGGTTGCGGACAGGCTGTGTCTGGAGGTGGAGGGGAAGATGGTCAGTAGGAGAGAGGGTAACATTGATGACTCGCTCATTGGTGGAAATGCCTCCTCTGAAGGCCCTGAGGGCAAAGGTACCGAAGGCACAGTAATCACTGGTGTGGATATTGTCATGAACAATCACTTGCAAGAAACCAGCTTCACAAAAGAAGCCTACAAGAAGTACATCAAGGATTACATGAGGTCAATCAAAGGGAAGCTTGAAGAACAGAGACCAGAAAGAGTAAAACCTTTTATGACAGGGACTGCAGAACAAATCAAGCACATCCTTGCTAATTTCAAAAACTATCAGCTCTTTATTGGTGAAAACATGAATCCAGATGGCATGGTTGCTCTCCTGGACTACTGTGAGGATGGTGTGACTCcaaatatgattttctttaagGATGgtctagaaatggaaaaatgttaa